One window of Chionomys nivalis chromosome 18, mChiNiv1.1, whole genome shotgun sequence genomic DNA carries:
- the C18H1orf54 gene encoding uncharacterized protein C1orf54 homolog isoform X1: MDVLFLAALAVPLILGKSTPEPEPASPFLINGMREELEGEALVPAGQEYEDEEELDESEYYQVSYYYYTITPNYDDFSPNFTVDYSVFESEDRLNGLEKEATTEAVETTISLHTELADPQNPVTRRPVTTKPVTTEPQIPDQNDAMSSLQSSVSCLLLWTLLQGGLHFM, encoded by the exons ATGGATGTCCTCTTCTTAGCCGCCCTTGCTGTGCCACTTATCCTGGGGAAGTCCACTCCTGAGCCTGAGCCTGCCAGCCCTTTTCTTATAAACGGGATGAGAGAAGAGCTAGAAGGAGAAG CTCTTGTCCCTGCAGGACAGGAATACGAGGACGAAGAAGAGCTGGACGAGAGTGAATACTATCAAGTGTCGTATTATTATTACACAATTACCCCTAATTACG atGACTTTAGTCCAAACTTCACTGTCGATTACTCCGTGTTTGAGTCGGAGGATAGGTTG AACGGGTTGGAGAAGGAGGCGACCACAGAGGCAGTGGAGACCACCATTAGTCTCCACACAGAACTCGCGGACCCTCAGAATCCTGTGACGAGGAGACCAGTGACGACGAAGCCAGTGACTACAGAGCCA CAGATTCCAGATCAGAATGATGCCATGTCCAGCCTGCAGAGTTCTGTGTCCTGTCTTCTCTTATGGACCCTCCTTCAAGGAGGGCTGCACTTTATGTAG
- the C18H1orf54 gene encoding uncharacterized protein C1orf54 homolog isoform X2, translating into MDVLFLAALAVPLILGKSTPEPEPASPFLINGMREELEGEALVPAGQEYEDEEELDESEYYQVSYYYYTITPNYDDFSPNFTVDYSVFESEDRLNGLEKEATTEAVETTISLHTELADPQNPVTRRPVTTKPVTTEPIPDQNDAMSSLQSSVSCLLLWTLLQGGLHFM; encoded by the exons ATGGATGTCCTCTTCTTAGCCGCCCTTGCTGTGCCACTTATCCTGGGGAAGTCCACTCCTGAGCCTGAGCCTGCCAGCCCTTTTCTTATAAACGGGATGAGAGAAGAGCTAGAAGGAGAAG CTCTTGTCCCTGCAGGACAGGAATACGAGGACGAAGAAGAGCTGGACGAGAGTGAATACTATCAAGTGTCGTATTATTATTACACAATTACCCCTAATTACG atGACTTTAGTCCAAACTTCACTGTCGATTACTCCGTGTTTGAGTCGGAGGATAGGTTG AACGGGTTGGAGAAGGAGGCGACCACAGAGGCAGTGGAGACCACCATTAGTCTCCACACAGAACTCGCGGACCCTCAGAATCCTGTGACGAGGAGACCAGTGACGACGAAGCCAGTGACTACAGAGCCA ATTCCAGATCAGAATGATGCCATGTCCAGCCTGCAGAGTTCTGTGTCCTGTCTTCTCTTATGGACCCTCCTTCAAGGAGGGCTGCACTTTATGTAG
- the C18H1orf54 gene encoding uncharacterized protein C1orf54 homolog isoform X3, whose amino-acid sequence MDVLFLAALAVPLILGKSTPEPEPASPFLINGMREELEGEGQEYEDEEELDESEYYQVSYYYYTITPNYDDFSPNFTVDYSVFESEDRLNGLEKEATTEAVETTISLHTELADPQNPVTRRPVTTKPVTTEPQIPDQNDAMSSLQSSVSCLLLWTLLQGGLHFM is encoded by the exons ATGGATGTCCTCTTCTTAGCCGCCCTTGCTGTGCCACTTATCCTGGGGAAGTCCACTCCTGAGCCTGAGCCTGCCAGCCCTTTTCTTATAAACGGGATGAGAGAAGAGCTAGAAGGAGAAG GACAGGAATACGAGGACGAAGAAGAGCTGGACGAGAGTGAATACTATCAAGTGTCGTATTATTATTACACAATTACCCCTAATTACG atGACTTTAGTCCAAACTTCACTGTCGATTACTCCGTGTTTGAGTCGGAGGATAGGTTG AACGGGTTGGAGAAGGAGGCGACCACAGAGGCAGTGGAGACCACCATTAGTCTCCACACAGAACTCGCGGACCCTCAGAATCCTGTGACGAGGAGACCAGTGACGACGAAGCCAGTGACTACAGAGCCA CAGATTCCAGATCAGAATGATGCCATGTCCAGCCTGCAGAGTTCTGTGTCCTGTCTTCTCTTATGGACCCTCCTTCAAGGAGGGCTGCACTTTATGTAG